The Alosa alosa isolate M-15738 ecotype Scorff River chromosome 3, AALO_Geno_1.1, whole genome shotgun sequence nucleotide sequence ggactcatctgggctaaagaggagagggcctccAAGTATCCaaactatccaacttgttttagtgctcagttcgaaacccaacatctatgacggtgttgAGGAGCATTAATGCCAGGATTCATTGGGTTCAAAAAGTGAGAATGTGGTTCAGGGAGCATGAGACATCATCTTCACCACATTGAGAATCTTTGGGATGTGCTGTAGAAGACTGTGCAGTGGTCAGAATCTCCCATCATCAATACAAGATCTTCACGAAAAATTAAGGCAACGTGGATGGACATAAATGTTGTGACATTGCAGAAGCTTGTGGTGGAAACGATGCCACAGCGAATGCGTGATGTAATCAAAGCTAAAGGTGGTCCAACTAAATATTAGAGTGTGTGACCATTTTTTGGCCAGGCAGTGTATCACATCAGCCGGACTTGGCTATGAGCCAAACCAATCATGATTTCAAACTACATAACCAATCTACATGCAGCATCTTAGTGATATATCTAACCCATCTACTAaataaagtaagtaagtaaaaatTATGTATACAGTGCTTTTCACAGACAGGGtcacaaagtgctttacaatgtgcatagacaataaaatacagtaaaaaATAGTCtaagaataaaataataaacagaTAAAATGATCAATAAATAAAAGACAGAGGTTACCCAAAAGATAGCCTCGCTTGTCCCTTAAAACAGTTCACATTCTCAGCAAACCTAATGCAGGTTGTCAGAGCATTCCTGAGTCTGGGTGCCATAGGGGCAAAGGCCCTATCCCCACGTCTTCAGATGAGTGCTTGACATGGATAGTACATTTTGGTTGATAGACCTGACAGACTGGGAACGGGTGTGTAGGTGATTTATGTTGGCAAGATAAGCAGGGGCCTGACCATGTAGAGCCTTATAGGTTATGCTGAGAATTTCAAATTGGACCCTGTAAGTTACAGGAAGCCAGTGAAGGGGGCAGAATAATGGGGTGATATAGGTGCACTTGTTTGATCTAGTAAGAAGCCTAGATTTGGTCAGTGATTTGATCACGAAGTTTCAAAAGATAGGGATTTGTCAAATGTCACCCCAAGGTTCCTTAGACTAGGCCCGGACCGCAGATGACAAAGGCCCAATGTTTTGCTTATTTAGAGGGATAGCACTGTCTGGTGCTATGATTAAAACCTTCGGGTTCAGCTGCAAAAAGCTTTCAGCCATCCAGTGGTTTATGGCTTCCATGCAATCTAAAAGCCTTGTACGTTTGGATCACTCATTTTGCCTGAAGGTAAAATTAACCTGAACATATGATAATGCAAATCACAAGGAAAGGGTGTCTACATGCAAATccaaacacttttattttaaccACATCATGTTGACTTGTTGTTGAGAGTATTAGATGAACCCCATTGTTCCATCCTAATAAGTAAAAAAGCAAATGTTCTGTGTTCATTCCAGAAGTGTTTTTGTGAAAGTTAAAGAATGTCCACTTCTATACAGTACACAGAATATTACAGAATAGAATTTCATTGGGAGCCTATGTTTGTTCAAGTTGTCTGTGTATCACAGTCTGTTTTTGGAGACAGAATACAGCCAGAACATACTATTGTTATAGTATAAGCAGAATAAGGTGTCTGTCAGACCTCAGAACTAAGGCCAATTAACGACTCATAaagagctcttttccaaaatgctatagCCACCATTTTTATGCATTTCATCTATTTTTCAGTGGAACTGTAAATGGGTTATTGTTATGTGATTTATTGTTACTCaagcaaaacaacacaaatgcacttttattgatattacctgaaatacacaatgaaATAACATGACTTGTGAATGAATGTGATATTAACTAATAGAACTTGACAGAAGCGGTTTCCTATTGTTGCTTGGTTTGTGGAATTGCTGAGCTGAACATGGTCAGAGATTTTAGGTGCACAGCCTTGCAGGAAAATTGTGCACTCTCTGTACAGAACCTCTGTACAGAACATAAAGGTGAATTGAATTGATGCAAAGTAGGGATAATTCATTCAAACGTTCATATCCTCATGAAGTCTGAATGGATGCCAAGCCAAATCTCTGCATGAGGGATGGAGCAACCAGTAGAAAGTAAATGTGGTAGCACAAGACCAGGGTGAGTTTTATGTAACAGGAAGACAAAACAGGTTTTAAAAGAATGCCTGTGGGcagatctctctttctctctcactctatgcctattggaataccccccacacacatggtATCTGGCTTTAATTCCATGCATCTTAATTGCATGGTGTCCATGGCAGTTGGAAGGAATCACAGGAAATACTAGTCATGTGTGCAGAAAAGATGAGAGAACATTCAGTTACATTTGTGTTAACATTACAGATTTAACATAGCCGGAATAACGTTACGAAGATGACAATATCTCCAACAGTAGTCACGATTATCACCATTATCTGAGAGAGGGGTGTCACAGACtctaaaagacaaaagatgaGAACATTCAGATACATTTGTGTCAACAGTTGTGTAAATGAGATCATGCAGACAACTAACAAAGGTAAACAGACGTCCGAGATTCTATCATTTAAAACCTTTTGCATGCCTTTGTGTTTCATCATCACCATAaaaggcatgcatgcacattgaTCTTGGTTTTAATACTGTTACTATCAACTGCAGTTCACATAATGGATTAAAAAAGGGACTCAACACTCTACAGATTTCCTGTTGTTATATTTTTCTGTCAGAATGGCaactcaaacatacacatataataCGGCATCATGCATCATATGGTCGTCTTACCAGTGACTGCATACAGAGTGTGGTGACCTTCCGCAGTGCCATAGGAGTTTGAGGCCTTGCAGGTGTACAGGCCGTTCAGCTCAGGAATGAAGTCCAGGTACAGCCTGTTGCCTTCTGCTCTCACCCCACTGGGCAGGGGATGGCCCTCTCTGAAAAAGAGTACAGCTGGTCTAGTGATGTAGaccggttgtgtgtgtgtgtgtgtgtgtggatatcatTGCAAGGAAGAATGAATGGACCCTTGACAGCACGGAGGATAGTTACGTCCTTACTGGAGTGgagtgtgcttgtgcatgcagTGCAGTGCACACATTCAGCTATAGGACTGATAACGGATTCAGCTCTAGGACTCATGATAACTGATTCAGCTCTACGACTGATAACTGATTCAGCTCTAGGACTGATAACTGAAGGACTGATGATTACAGATTCAGCTCTACGACTGACAACTGATTCAGCTCTAGGACTGATAACTGATTCAGCTCTAGGACTGATGATTACTGATTCAGCTCTACGACTGATAACTGATTCAGCTCTAGGACTGATGATTACTGATTCAGCTCTATGACTGATAACTGATTCAGCTCTAGGACTGATGATAACTGATTCAGCTCTAGGACTGATGATAACTGAGTCAGCTCTAGGACTGATAACTGATTCAGCTCTAGGACTGATAACTGTTCTAAACTCTCCAGAGGAGGAGGGATCATTCATGACACACCTAAAAACCCTGCAGCGCACAGTGAAGGCAGCAGATCTCAATTTGtcggtgttttaagcccccaacgtcgtatTCCAGAcagcactgccttgaagtcgacggtaggggcttaaaacaccattgagaTCTCACACCCTCAGcagcagcccccccccctccacaccgTGGGTCTGAGAGAAATATTATCCTCTGTGTGGTTTGTGGTACCATGCTTTTCACCTCGTTCATTACCTTGACCATGTGTACACGGGTTTAGGGTTGGCGTCTGCAGCGCACTGATAGCCATCGTCCTTCTGTGTGATCTTCACGGACTGAGGAGGATCTGAAAAACACAAACGGAAACATGACTAAGGGAACTGGTCAGCCTTCCACCGCAAGAAAAATGTTTAGttgttctccctctcactctttctctctctctccctctccctctctctctccctctctttctgtttctctccctctctctctctctctctatgtaggTGTGTCATGTTCTCAGCTACAGTATAAGCAAACTCTCTTTGGAACCAAGAATTGAGCTTTCTTTCTCCAATATCTCAACAAATGATTACAGAAGAATGAAACTCATAACATATCTTATACAGAAACTTGCCAAGACACTGAAATGATAATGTTCTCATGGGTATAGTTtgaaaataaatgcatttaaaaatgCAGTCTCTGACTGCAAGTGCACAGAGAACGTTTCTGTTTCACATATGAACCTTTTGTTTTGCCCACACATAGGACCTCCATATGACTCTTGACAATATATGACTGGAGAAGATATCCTCAAATTCCATTTTCAGCTCATTTTAGACTCCATTGTGTTAACATCCATTAACCAGTCTATTAACCAGTAATACTACTTTCACTTATAGTCACTGCAAACACGTTGCATTTTCCAGTTGTTTAGGTATGTAGCATGTCATCACACTGCTACTGGACAAGTGCATTTCATTAAGCCTTTGTTCTGTGACATCATCTACACTCTACTGGACGATCCAGTCTTTCTCAATAATATTTAGTCAGCCGATTATAATCCAACACaaacaatgattttacacgGACCATTTCCAAACCACAGGGCAGTGAAAACTGAGAGTTTGTGAGCTTAgtaaagcacacatacaaacacacagacacacatatacaagctcaaatagacacacacacatccgcactcacacacacaagctctaaCGGACACAGTGCTGGCCTCTGCCAGATCTACCAGCTTATAGAGTAGAGTGAACTGAGAACACCAATGCACATATAAATACGTGTATAAACTCACAGTGAATGTCTATGATGTAGATGACCTTATCTCGGCCTAGCGTGGGGTGTCTGACCAAACATTGCACCTTCTTCTGGTTCACTTCGCTGGAAGGCACACCCCTCAGGTGATTGGTCACTGTGATTGTTCCATTATCGTTGGAGTTGGCTGTGACCTCAGAGGATGTAACCATGGCACCGAGGGATAGTACATCCCATGATACCTCAGCAGGGGGGTCGGGAGTACAAACCACACAGGTTGCCAAGGTGGTTGCATGACTGCTGATGATGAGTGGCTTGACCTCCAAGCCAACATTCATGACCACGCTGTCTTCATTGTCTGCCACTTGGCAAGAAATGAAATAATTAATTGCATTGCTACAGAGTAAGAAAATGCatctaataacacacacacacacacactcatcgcTGACCACACACGTGCAGAACAATGAAGCAAGAAGCCTTTGCATGCACAGGGTAGGGTTCACTTTCAGCATCCCCATAAAACAAggcagttttaaatctagatttTAAGACccaactgttctcagatgccttcTGCTAATACGTACTGAGTTCTGAACTCTTCTTCTTCTGAGTTCTGTCATTTAATTATTCCaccttgtgtcttttatgttttcttttttattatgattcTTTGAATATTGCTcatctatgcttttatttgctattactgtttCTTGTTGATGGAAAGGAATGCATGACCTTTGTGTATGAGGTCTGTGTACTTTTGCGTTCATTCATTATTCTATTTTGGAAGTAAAatggaaaatgaaaaacaagTGGTATATGACTTTTTGAGGTTCTATAGTCacttgctaaaaaaaaaagatgttgtATGTTGACATATTCCAGGGATTACTAAGACAATGTTGACTTAATGAATGGATAATGTGAAATGCAAGAtgcaataaagaaaaataaatgtcttaaaTTTTATGTGATTTATGTCAACACCCACTTAAAGAGAGAATTGCAGAGCACAAGGCCGCTATACGCAATCACAATATGGACTATGCAATAGCGTGTCACTCTTGCGCTTCTCTGAAATTCTGGGGGATTGATAGAATACTACCTCCCCAACGAGGTGGAGATACTGTCAAAATGTTACTGAAAAGAGAAGTGTTTTGGATTCACACCCTCAACACAGTTGAGCCCCATGGTCTAAATTAAGAATGATGTCTTTCTTGTTTTCTCTGATTATGTCATCCTTTaatttagatttattttttatttatttagtttgtATTTTTAATTCACAATGACCTAAGATCAAGTTTATGACCACCTTTCTTTCTATGAGTGCTCATACTGGTTTATTGTTGCAAATACATCCCCCTTACCATTAACCAATGCtttgggagagggaggggagaaatgTCTTTGCAATGATACCAGTATGGTTTGACTCTGAGGAAGACAGAGTGCGTCGAAATGTCAGTCAATTGTTTGCACCACAATAGCTGAGTAGTACACAAACGTATTTGGAGAGCTCCGGTCATCCCTGGGCTTAGTCTCCTAAAAGTAACCCAGCCTGTCTTTCTCACATATGTTAAaatagttaggcctactttgactGTCTGGTCAATCAAGTTGTCAATCAAATGACCAAATCAACATGTACTCTCCACCATGTTTGTTATTGATGGAATGTTTGAAAATGTGAGGTAAATGTGTTATTGATGTAATGCTAGAAAATGTGAGGTAATGGGTTTACCAGAGTTACCAGAACATGGCAAagatcaaattaattaacagacAATTACAATGATTTGGAACTTTGCCCTTATAATCAACTATTAGTATCAACAACATTGAATGAATTAAATTGtacatataaacatatttaaAGTGTCTGTCAAATATTAAAACAAACATATCTAGGCTAAATAACATCAGGCAAATGAAAATTATCTTTTGGCTAAATTATTTCCCTATTaagaaataggctatagccatgCTGTCATGATATGACACACGCAtgtgcttgctctctctctctcacacacacacacacacacacacacacacagtagtcccCCTAAAACAATGAAATCTTCCCCTACATTGTGCTTTATACTGAACCTTATCCAGGACCGTATCTATCGAATCTtcccatgtaaaaaaaaaacaacaacaaaaaaaaaaatatttgtttattattattaaaaaaaaataataaaaaaatattttattattttatttttataaacaattaacccagatagcaagaggctggcggctACCACTGAGAGGCTACCACTGTCGACCCACAGAGGGCAGATCGGTCCGCTGGCGTTTCGCTNNNNNNNNNNNNNNNNNNNNNNNNNNNNNNNNNNNNNNNNNNNNNNNNNNNNNNNNNNNNNNNNNNNNNNNNNNNNNNNNNNNNNNNNNNNNNNNNNNNNNNNNNNNNNNNNNNNNNNNNNNNNNNNNNNNNNNNNNNNNNNNNNNNNNNNNNNNNNNNNNNNNNNNNNNNNNNNNNNNNNNNNNNNNNNNNNNNNNNNNNNNNNNNNNNNNNNNNNNNNNNNNNNNNNNNNNNNNNNNNNNNNNNNNNNNNNNNNNNNNNNNNNNNNNNNNNNNNNNNNNNNNNNNNNNNNNNNNNNNNNNNNNNNNNNNNNNNNNNNNNNNNNNNNNNNNNNNNNNNNNNNNNNNNNNNNNNNNNNNNNNNNNNNNNNNNNNNNNNNNNNNNNNNNNNNNNNNNNNNNNNNNNNNNNNNNNNNNNNNNNNNNNNNNNNNNNNNNNNNNNNNNNNNNNNNNNNNNNNNNNNNNNNNNNNNNNNNNNNNNNNNNNNNNNNNNNNNNNNNNTTTAAGGAACAAATCTTGAAATCATAGTGAGTGCAGCCTGTTATAGTGCTCCTCGCAGTCAAGGCCGTGAGCCAggatttttttcaaataatcgCTTAGAAATGTTGAATACCTTCTGACAAGGTGagatttccctctcttctcctaacTCTGTCCTCTTTGTCTgaattctctctgtctcatgtgttgtgttttttaaaACAACAAGTCTAAATAACCAATATAATTTGACAATAGGTTATGTTTGGCTATGCATAGATAATGCATCACAACATTAAATATCCatcctatataaaaaaaaataatataaatcttGTTCAGTGCATGTTAGATAAGTGCGTTTCTCACTGAATTTCAGCATCACATTTTCCACTACAGGCACTGTATATGTATCTCTTTGGTGGCCCGCTGCATCTTCATTGTATTTAACCATTAGCTTTCTTACTTCTGTTTTGACATGTCAGAGGATAATTGGGTCAAGTCAGCTATTTTTACTTAATAAATTAAACGGGAACTTAAAGAAAGAAATACCGGTGTCCTTCTATAGATACGGCCATGTGACTGCAACTAGGTTACGTAACACCTGACGGTGTGTTGAGGCAATATGGTCTCGTCGGCTATTTTTGAATTAATAAATGAAACGAAACTTGATGCGGACATGTGACTGCAATAGATTACGTGATATTCCTGACGGTGCGTTGAGGCATGATAATTGTCTCGTTggctatgtttatttttttaataaatgaaaCGAAACTTAAAGAAAGAATTACCATGTCATCTAATTACGCCATGTGACTGCAACTATGCTACGTGACATAAATTAAATGGAACTTGAAGAAAGAAATACTGAGTACATTATCTCGGTGTCCCCTATGGTACGACCATGCTCGTgcttataaatggtcagtaggtGGGGAACCGGAGGCTTAACTCCGGAAATCTCCTTTAGCCATTATCTCTGTTGCCTTCATGCTTTCCTTCTTCTTTTAAAACGTTTTTATATCAAAAAGGAGATACATTATTAACAATGTCAAGGTAGCACTGccactttctcctcctctcttctgtgtCGCTGGaagatgcgttcccaattaaaatgaagtgtatgACGTTAAAATGAGACTTTACCGCATAATGGATGGAGAGGACCTATATCGACACAGACAATCTGTTGCTGTATTTTAACATTGTAAACGTTCGGAAGAATGAAAAGAAGAAGTAAAGCTGCGGTAGGCTAATGGCATTTATTGAAGAATGTTTGGTGCCCTACACAGTGTGATGGCGTGGTGGTAGCGGCGGCACTGGACGTGATGCAAGGATAATTGTATCGTCGGCTATTTTACTTAATAAATTAAACGAACTTAAAGAAAGAAATACCGTGTCCTctatggtaataataataataataaagcttatttgtatagcacctttcacacagaatgcagctcaaagtgctttacatttgaagcatgtaacacaataatagtcagtcaataataatatcaatcacttttcttttgttgtttatGTTATACCAGCAACAtcaaaaaaaatatagaaaatgacgtcataagactggcagccttaacccttacccccacaagcacgccatatggcaactgtggcaaggaaaactcctggtattccaggaagaaaaccttgagcagaactcTGGatttaataggggagcccatctgtttCTGGCAGGCTGCgcccaatagtagcagatgcagaataatctgaaaatgtagtctacaggataagatgagttaactaaaagctttcctgtacaggtatgttttcagatcttttaaaaaaatatttatcgAACTCACTGcttttgatgtacagaggcaggtgttcagtttggggcataatggataaacgcagcttcccacttttgtttgtggagcacttggGTACCATTAAAAGATTGTAAATTAGATGATCTAAGTTTCtaggttgataagatattaaagttttccagagatatatgaaggtgctatgccattcagagctttgtaagtaattaacataacccttaaaatcaatttataggaaataggagccagtgcagttcagctaacacagggtgatgttctctcttcttagttcagttaaaagtctagcccaGAGTTCCCTATGAGGCCAATTTCTTTGGGGATgcttgggaagaccagtgaaaagtactgcagtagtctaacctgctagtgataaaggcgtaattagttttttttttctgcatcttgttgagcaAAAAGGgccactttggcaatgtttcaagtggaaataggctgtctatAACTTACTGATatgggcttaaaacttaactctgtatctaagatgacaccaggtttgttactttttttggtttgacctggtgtgtgccaagttcccagattactaagaataatatctcgctttagttttggtccaaccagaagtacctctgttttgtcatcatttagttaaaaagtttttgctcatccactgattaatggaggttaggcatgcagtgagggagcaaaggccatctgggttagttggttCCACAGAAAGATGTTACTGGGTATCAATTCAAGGAaggtggaagtttacattatgctgactatgacgctttcccaatggaagcatatatagagaaaattgcaggggaccaaggcagctcctgggccacaccaaaggCAAGCTCAAAGtgttttttcagatacatgatctcctagacttcgatataaaaaatctctgccagtagtCGTAGgcttgaaaccagtttagagcattatcagagagacccaccccacttcgcaaggctgcaattaggatgctatgatcaatgtcAATGGCCTCAaaccagaagaataaggattgagactttgtttgtaCCGTAGCTAGTcttgagatcattgactatctttgtTAGAGCcgctttctgtgctgtgatttgatctaaaacctgattggaattttcaaggatactgttttcgctgagaaggtatttaactgattgcaaacaacttttcatACATTTGCTCAAAAACGCATAGATTTGGATATAGGCCCGTGAAgctgctcagattggtatggtcaagttttgaattcttttaagtaaaggtttcacaacagcggttttaaaagcagttggaaataatatacctgtttctaatgaggtatttattaccttgagaaaagtgagctaagccatcatatactttttttgaggaatgtagtaggattggatctaaaacacatgctGAGGAGCCGgctttgagttataattttaccaagctcagattgagtatagtgctaaaggaccttactTGGGGGGGGGCTGCTtggggtgtactatcaaacatattacttgtaagctaccaatagcctcccttatagaaatgactttgtttttgaagaagtctgcaaattcctTCGATtcagagaggatgcctgactgagtgtatcaaaaggcgtttgatgcaatagcctatcaaatggtagtagagaacaacaccctagagtttccactgttttcagcaattaccttagagaagtggttctcTCTATTCCCGGTCAGCtcattataatttgcaatttttcttttagaatgggcacgtgaacctgtaacttagttttctccatgttctctagttttcttcctacatgatctttttagatcatggatactGCTCATCCatgtgtcagtttgctacaggccTTTTTTAGTTTTatggtgccactctgtcaagcagagcctaattaCTTccattaagagcctctaccatttgatcaatggatgatgtaaaatatctaaattttatggagtctataagagctatgaactgctgttctgctctaatgtccaagagtcacatttgattgcaatttcggacACTTTTGAGTATGTAGTACaacattaaaagatacacaatgatgtgatcagacatatttatatcattttaatgataagtctgtgacttctatccctctgaaAATGACTAGATCGAAAAGCTGCTAAGGTTgtgtgggtcctgtaacatgccaGTTTTAGCTCTAAAACCGTCCAACACATTAGCGAACCCTACTGGCTTTTTgtgcatcagttgtcttattgacatgaatattgaagtcgccatttacaattatcccatCATAGCTAGTGAGATGAGCTTACATAAGTTCGTGAAAACTgttcgagaaagccagtccatagtttagagtggcagtataaggttaatagaagtacagctgggtcagccttcgaggagggcaatatactcaaaggaagcttaattgccaaagttgactcgtgtgcaactatatttgtttgagagaatggaggcaattccaccacctcatggttttgtctaattgagtggaagaaattataatttgtgacaagtctcaacaagaacagccgCTGTCTGAAGCTCAGCcagtttcaacaagaaacagaaaatcccaattttttcactaataaaatcattgattgcgcGTTtgggtagtaagtgcacctatatttagtaaacccatgttagctgaaaatgcctctctAGCTTTTGGAGAATATGCtggaggtatggaaagaatatttgttaagtttctagttttaaatttgtcttttctttttactatacgttgggcagaaatcaacgttgaatagaactataagtATAAGTCATGCGGCTacgacacagcttgatctatggtagtagtattaggcgttaccctgcagaaaacattctcagactcatccacatgtataatgccattcgaatcaatacctgggggggcgtgaatctgtaatattttctacagaatgtcaatgtctcaaaGTGTGGACGCTATGGTAGATACGGCCATGTGACTGCAACAAGGTTATGTAATTACCTGACGGTGCGTTGAGTAAATACAATGGTCTCTGTCATTATTTTGAATTAATAAATTAAACGAAACTTGATATGGGCCATGTGACTGCAACTAGACTACGTGACACCGGGCGGTGCGTTGAGGCATGATAATTGTCCGTTGGCTATTTTACTTAATTAAATGAAACGAAActtgttaaaaaaaagaaataccgATCTCtgtctaatttaacttccctcGGTTTCTCTCTATAAATGCcataaaatgtaggctactacactGAGCAACATTcttattttcaaagcccaatattgacagataatctgttTCTCCCAATACTGATGAGTTTagcaatgccagagccgagatgtagcggtttacgCCATAAAACccggcaggaaagttcagagcggcgcaccagtttaaacagcaagccggtaagaaaaactattgtcacaTTATTAGCAACTAGGGCTACCAGCCCCCGGTatacaaaataaacttcagaaagacagaaagtttgttgtactgaaTTCAtagagtctcaatgaccgaaccAGTAGATTTCacgttgtcagttgagttcgttcaatcTTACGTATTGTAGGCTGGCAGCtcaggcaaatatgaaacggagatgcaatggctaccggcgggatttGAACGTGCATGTTTCTGTGCatttagggcaaaaaataccatgggatcgatgttccatttgaggaacgtaatcaattgcagacgcacagctcagacacagagcgcatataggcctaggttaggctactttcaattTCTAGAGTAGTTTACCTTCtatagcaaattataatagagctttactgaatgagagaaggaaccaCTTTCAAGgtgtaattgctgaaaacagaaactctagggtgttgttctccacCATTGATAGTTATTGCATCAAAACAACTTTTGATACACCCAGT carries:
- the si:ch211-214p13.3 gene encoding nectin-3 is translated as MNVGLEVKPLIISSHATTLATCVVCTPDPPAEVSWDVLSLGAMVTSSEVTANSNDNGTITVTNHLRGVPSSEVNQKKVQCLVRHPTLGRDKVIYIIDIHYPPQSVKITQKDDGYQCAADANPKPVYTWSREGHPLPSGVRAEGNRLYLDFIPELNGLYTCKASNSYGTAEGHHTLYAVTESVTPLSQIMVIIVTTVGDIVIFVTLFRLC